A stretch of the Marinobacter sp. JH2 genome encodes the following:
- a CDS encoding calcium/sodium antiporter, with product MLMAIGAIILGLVLLVWSADKFVEGAAATAKHLGMPTLLIGMVIIGFGTSAPELAVSAMAASDGNPGLALGNGYGSNITNIALIVGLTALIAPIAVHSQVIRKELPLLVVLTMIAGAQLLDGELSRLDGWVLLGVFAAVMGWSIYQGYQGKEDPLAEGVDSELVTHPMPMKNAIIWLVVGLILLVVSSRMLVWGAVSIAQAWGISDLVIGLTIVAIGTSLPELASAIAAVKKNEHDLILGNILGSGIFNTLAVVGLAAAIQPLSVDPEVLYRDWTLMLGLTIALLVMGFGITGWRKLISRIDGALLVSAYVAYTGYLLSTVVAAA from the coding sequence ATGTTGATGGCTATTGGCGCCATTATTCTGGGGCTGGTTCTGTTGGTTTGGAGTGCCGATAAATTTGTAGAAGGCGCCGCAGCCACCGCCAAACATTTAGGCATGCCCACCTTGCTGATTGGCATGGTGATCATCGGTTTTGGTACCTCGGCTCCCGAGCTTGCGGTTTCGGCTATGGCCGCTTCTGACGGCAATCCGGGGTTGGCACTCGGTAATGGTTACGGCTCCAACATCACCAATATTGCCCTGATTGTCGGCCTCACCGCCCTTATTGCACCTATTGCCGTGCACTCTCAGGTTATCCGGAAGGAACTTCCCCTGCTGGTGGTGCTCACGATGATCGCGGGTGCGCAGTTATTGGACGGTGAACTCTCGCGGCTCGACGGCTGGGTGCTTCTGGGCGTATTCGCGGCCGTTATGGGCTGGTCCATCTATCAGGGCTACCAAGGCAAAGAGGACCCGCTTGCAGAAGGCGTTGACTCAGAGCTGGTAACCCATCCGATGCCGATGAAAAACGCGATTATCTGGCTGGTGGTGGGGCTGATCCTCCTCGTCGTCAGTTCTCGCATGCTGGTCTGGGGCGCGGTCAGCATAGCTCAAGCGTGGGGCATCAGTGATCTCGTGATCGGGCTGACCATTGTCGCCATTGGTACATCCCTCCCCGAGCTGGCTTCCGCCATAGCGGCGGTAAAAAAGAATGAGCACGATCTAATCCTCGGCAACATTCTGGGATCTGGTATTTTTAACACACTGGCTGTCGTGGGGCTGGCAGCCGCTATTCAGCCCTTATCGGTTGACCCGGAAGTGCTGTATCGAGACTGGACTCTTATGCTCGGCCTGACCATCGCACTATTGGTGATGGGATTCGGCATTACCGGGTGGCGCAAACTGATCTCGAGAATAGATGGCGCCCTGTTGGTAAGCGCCTATGTAGCTTATACCGGCTACTTGCTGTCCACGGTGGTTGCAGCGGCCTGA
- the mqo gene encoding malate dehydrogenase (quinone) has translation MAVRQADVVLVGGGVMSATLGVMLKQLDPSLDIVMLERLDHVAHESTDGWNNAGTGHAGYCELNYTPETDDGDVEIARALQINAQFEVSLQLWSHLVEQGILPEPTSFINRTPHQSFVWGEENVAFLKRRFERLKEHHLFREIEYTESPKDLEAWMPLVVGNRNPMEKVAATRIKHGSDVDFGSLTRSMVKWLETQPNFELMTNSPVYYIDQRDNGRWKLRVKNQKTGETTKLEAGFVFLGAGGGALPLLQKSGIDEARGYGGFPVSGQWLVCQKPEIVNQHHSKVYGKAPIGAPPMSVPHLDTRIINGEPALLFGPFAGFTTRFLKQGSVFDLFGSVRATNLRPMLSVSKSNMDLTRYLIGEVFQSHGDRVEALRNFFPDAKEEDWNLQMAGQRVQIIKQTKEGGGKLEFGTEIVAAKDGTLAALLGASPGASTAANAMLNVLERCFPEKMQTDEWQERMKTLVPSYGQSLVENEELLNTVRERTLKTLQLR, from the coding sequence ATGGCCGTTAGACAGGCAGATGTAGTGCTGGTCGGAGGAGGCGTCATGAGCGCAACCCTCGGCGTGATGCTCAAGCAGCTTGATCCGTCTCTGGATATTGTCATGCTGGAGCGTCTGGATCACGTTGCTCACGAGAGCACTGATGGATGGAACAACGCAGGTACTGGCCACGCGGGTTACTGCGAACTGAACTACACACCTGAAACGGACGATGGCGACGTAGAAATCGCGCGAGCGTTGCAAATCAACGCCCAGTTTGAAGTGTCGCTACAGCTTTGGTCTCACCTTGTAGAACAGGGCATTCTGCCTGAGCCTACCTCTTTTATTAACCGCACTCCGCATCAGAGCTTTGTTTGGGGTGAAGAGAACGTGGCGTTCCTAAAACGCCGTTTTGAGCGTTTGAAAGAGCATCATCTGTTCCGTGAAATCGAGTACACTGAGAGCCCGAAAGATCTGGAAGCGTGGATGCCGTTGGTGGTTGGCAACCGCAATCCGATGGAAAAAGTGGCGGCTACCCGCATTAAACATGGCTCAGATGTGGATTTTGGTTCTCTCACCCGGAGCATGGTCAAGTGGCTGGAAACTCAGCCGAACTTCGAGTTGATGACGAATTCACCGGTTTACTACATAGATCAGCGGGACAATGGCCGCTGGAAACTGCGGGTGAAGAACCAAAAAACCGGCGAAACCACCAAGCTGGAAGCGGGCTTTGTCTTCCTCGGTGCGGGTGGCGGGGCCTTGCCGCTGTTGCAGAAATCGGGCATTGATGAAGCGCGCGGATACGGCGGTTTCCCGGTGAGCGGTCAGTGGCTGGTGTGTCAGAAGCCTGAAATTGTTAATCAACACCATTCCAAGGTGTATGGCAAAGCACCGATTGGTGCGCCCCCTATGTCGGTTCCGCATTTAGACACCCGCATTATCAACGGTGAACCTGCGTTGCTATTCGGACCGTTTGCTGGCTTCACCACGCGCTTCCTTAAACAGGGCTCCGTGTTTGATTTGTTCGGCTCTGTCCGAGCCACGAATTTGCGCCCCATGCTTTCGGTGAGCAAGAGCAATATGGACCTGACCCGTTATTTGATTGGTGAAGTGTTCCAATCTCATGGTGACCGTGTAGAGGCGTTGCGTAACTTCTTCCCGGACGCTAAAGAAGAAGATTGGAACTTGCAGATGGCTGGTCAGCGCGTACAGATCATCAAGCAAACCAAAGAAGGCGGCGGCAAGCTCGAGTTTGGTACTGAAATCGTAGCTGCGAAGGATGGTACGCTGGCGGCCCTTCTTGGCGCGTCACCGGGAGCATCCACGGCCGCTAACGCGATGCTGAATGTCCTCGAGCGCTGCTTTCCTGAAAAAATGCAGACGGATGAGTGGCAAGAGCGCATGAAGACGCTGGTGCCGTCTTACGGTCAATCCTTGGTAGAAAACGAAGAGCTTCTGAACACTGTTCGTGAGCGGACGCTGAAAACGCTTCAGTTGCGCTGA